The following are from one region of the Sorghum bicolor cultivar BTx623 chromosome 2, Sorghum_bicolor_NCBIv3, whole genome shotgun sequence genome:
- the LOC110432881 gene encoding pyrophosphate--fructose 6-phosphate 1-phosphotransferase subunit alpha-like → MNADFGAPKELAGGLQHRRALYQPPLPPCLQGPTVRAEYGDATTTIDPTCAQAVAQAFPHTFGQPLVSFVAPSADAAAAEERHPIRVGVVFSGRQSPGGHNVVWGLHDALKAYNPQSVLYGFVGGTEGLFANKTLVLTDDVLASYKNQGGFDLLGRSIDQIRTTKQVNAAMTTCRSLNLDGLVIIGGVTSNSDAAQLAETLIQNNCKTKVVGVPVSLNGDLKNQFVETTVGFDTVCKVNSQLVSNVCLDAISAGKYYYFVRLMGRKASHVAFECALQSHPNMLILGEEVALSKLTLMEIINKICDGVQARAELGKYHGVLVIPEGLIESIPEMYALIQEINILHNNNVPVAEMSSQLSPWAAALFQFLPPFIRRELLLHQESDNSAQLSQIDTEQLLAHLVETEMIKRTKEGRYKGRKFSSVCHFFGYQARGSIPSNFDCDYAYALGRISLHMITVGLTGYMATVANLKDPVDKWRCAAAPLTAMMSVKRHLRGPGAIPIGRPSIHPSPIDLKGKAYELLREKASSFLLDDFYRTPGGIQFEGPGSDAKPITLTIENQDYMGDIEILKEYLGKVRTMVKPGCSREILKAAISSMVSVTDVLTVMSHPLNTELPLYHFK, encoded by the exons atGAACGCCGACTTCGGCGCACCCAAGGAGCTCGCGGGGGGGCTGCAGCATCGACGGGCCCTCTACCAGCCTCCCCTCCCGCCATGCCTGCAG GGGCCGACGGTGAGGGCCGAGTACGGCGACGCGACCACCACCATCGACCCCACCTGTGCCCAAGCCGTCGCGCAGGCCTTCCCGCACACCTTCGGCCAGCCGCTCGTCAGCTTTGTCGCGCCGTCCGCCGACGCCGCAGCTGCTGAGGAGCGCCACCCGATCAG GGTGGGCGTGGTGTTCTCTGGGAGGCAGTCGCCGGGAGGGCACAACGTCGTCTGGGGCCTCCATGACGCACTCAAAGCCTACAATCCTCAGAGCGTGCTCTACGGATTTGTCG GTGGCACGGAGGGACTGTTTGCAAACAAGACGTTGGTGCTCACAGACGATGTTCTTGCTTCCTATAAGAACCAAG GTGGCTTCGATTTGCTCGGTAGGAGTATCGATCAGATCCGCACTACTAAGCAAGTGAATGCTGCAATGACAACATGCCGCAGTCTGAACTTGGATGGGTTGGTCATCATTGGAG GAGTGACCTCCAATTCAGATGCTGCACAGCTTGCAGAGACCCTTATACAGAATAACTGTAAGACCAAG GTCGTTGGTGTGCCAGTTTCATTGAATGGTGACCTCAAGAACCAGTTCGTTGAAACAACAGTTGGATTTGATACAGTGTGCAAG GTTAATTCACAGCTTGTAAGCAATGTTTGCCTCGATGCAATCTCAGCTGGAAAG TACTATTATTTTGTTCGTCTGATGGGACGGAAAGCATCTCATGTTGCCTTTGAATGTGCACTTCAGTCACACCCAAACATG CTCATCTTAGGAGAGGAAGTAGCATTGTCAAAACTCACTCTGATGGAAATTATAAACAAGATATGCGATGGTGTACAAGCAAGGGCAGAATTAG GGAAATATCATGGTGTGCTTGTAATTCCCGAAGGACTTATAGAAAGCATTCCAGAAATGTATGCTCTTATTCAG GAAATCAATATCCTTCACAACAATAATGTTCCGGTGGCTGAGATGTCATCACAACTGTCTCCATGGGCAGCTGCTCTGTTCCAGTTCTTGCCACCCTTCATCAGAAGAGAG CTGCTGCTCCACCAAGAATCAGATAACTCTGCACAGTTGTCCCAG ATTGACACGGAGCAACTGTTAGCCCATCTAGTAGAAACAGAAATGATAAAGAGAACA AAAGAAGGAAgatacaagggaaggaagttcAGTTCAGTTTGTCATTTCTTTGGATATCAGGCTCGAGGATCTATACCGTCAAATTTTGACTGTGACTATGCTTAT GCTCTTGGACGTATCTCCCTGCATATGATCACAGTTGGATTGACTGGGTACATGGCAACTGTGGCTAACCTGAAAGACCCTGTTGACAAATGGAGATGTGCTGCTGCTCCTTTAACT GCGATGATGAGTGTCAAGAGGCATTTACGTGGCCCTGGAGCAATCCCTATAGGAAGACCTTCCATTCATCCTTCCCCCATTGACCTAAAAGGGAAGGCTTATGA GTTGCTGCGAGAGAAGGCTTCAAGCTTCCTCCTCGATGACTTCTACAGGACTCCAGGAGGCATTCAGTTCGAAGGGCCTGGTTCAGACGCAAAGCCCATCACACTGACCATTGAGAACCAGGACTACATGGGCGACATTGAGATACTGAAAGAGTATCTTGGCAAG GTTAGGACCATGGTGAAGCCAGGGTGCTCCCGGGAGATCCTGAAGGCAGCAATCAGCTCCATGGTGTCGGTGACGGATGTGCTTACCGTGATGTCCCACCCCCTCAACACCGAGCTGCCCCTCTACCATTTCAAGTGA